Part of the Halobacteriovoraceae bacterium genome is shown below.
CCTTGTTACAGGAGCAACAAGGGGAATAGGAAGGGCCATTGCCCTTGAGTTGGCCCATCAAAAGTCCCATGTCATTTTTAATTTTCGAGAAGGTAAAGAACAGGCCGCCCAAGATTTGGTAAATGAAATAAAATCAATTGGAGCAAAGGCCGATGCTTTGATGTTTGATCTTACAAATTTAGAGCAAATGAATCATGCTTTAAGTGAGTTCTCCAAAACTGGAAATCTTATCCAAGGGCTAGTCAACAATGCTGGTATTTCAAAAGATACATTATTACTAAGAGTTAAAGAAAACGATGTTGATTCACTTATCAACACAAATTTAAAAGGCCCAATCATGCTCACACAGTCTCTGAGTCGTCAATTTCTGAAGGCCCAGAATGTGTCTATCGTAAATATGAGTTCTATTGTTGGACTCATGGGAAATACTGCACAGGCCATCTATTCTGCTTCAAAATCTGGTTTACTAGGATTTACAAAATCAATTGCAAAAGAGTTAGGAGGCAAAAATATCAGATGCAACGCAGTGTGTCCAGGTTTTATCACAACTGATATGACTGATGGACTTGATGAAAAGATAAAAGAACATTATATTACCGGGATACCAATGAGAAGATTTGGCGAAGCACAAGAAGTTGCCTCATTGGTTTCATTTCTCCTTAGTAATTCATCCAGTTATATAACTGGAGAAGTTATTAAGGTAGATGGTGGGATGTACATTTAATACTCAATACTCAAAATTTAGGAGAAAAAAATGGAAGAAAGAGTAATAAGAATAATCAGTGAAGCTACAAAAGTTGACCCTTCTAAAATCAATGCTAGCACAAGTTTTTCTGATGACCTTAACCTTGATTCATTGGACATTGTAGAACTTGTAATGAAAATGGAAGACGAGTTTCAAATAGAAATTCCTGAAGAGGATGCAGAAGGACTTAAAAAAGTTTCTGATGTTATCAGCTACTTGGAAACAAAACAATAGCATTACAAATTCATAATTTTTTTATAATGTTTAAGGGTCTTAATGGCCCTTTTTTTATACTTAGATGACAAGGAGTATCATATGGCGATTAATCCAAAAAAAGTAGCAATAACTGGTATGGGAGCTATCTGCGGTTTAGGAAACAATCTCAACGATATTTGGTCAAATTTAATAGAAGGAAAATCTGGTGTTAGCAATATTGAGGTAAATGCAATTGATGACCTGGCCGTAAAATTTGCAGGAGAAGTAAAAAATTTTTCACTCAGTAACGATTTGCTTCCAGAAAAAGAATGGAATCGATATGATCGATTCATTCATTTTGCACTTGCTGCCAGTGATGAAGCATTAAAAGATTCTAAAATCCTTGAAACCGATATTGATCGCAATGATATAAGTTGCCTATTTGGTGTAGGAATGGGTGGATTTACGACCATTGAAGAAAATTTCAAATTATATGAAAGCAAAGGGCCTAGAAGAGTAAGTCCATTTTTTATCCCGGCCATCATTCCCAATATGGCCTCGGGACTTGTAAGTATCCGTTTTGGACTAAAAGGAATGAACTATACTCTGGCCAGTGCGTGTGCCTCAGCATCACATGCAATTTCAGCAGCAGCTCAAGAAATCATGCTTGGACATAGTAAAGCTGTCGTCACAGGTGGTGCTGAAAGTGTAGTAACCAACCTACCAATGAGTGGTTTTATCAATATGAAGGCCCTGTCTAAACGAAACGATTCTCCACAAGAGGCCTCACGTCCATTTTGCGTGGGAAGAGATGGATTTGTTATGGGAGAAGGTGCAGGAATACTAGTTCTCGAAGATTATGAACACGCTCAAAAAAGAGGTGCAAAAATATATGCAGAACTTGTTTCATTTGGTGCAACCTCTGATGCCCATCATATAACTGCTCCCCATCCTGAGGGAGAAG
Proteins encoded:
- the fabF gene encoding beta-ketoacyl-ACP synthase II, with amino-acid sequence MAINPKKVAITGMGAICGLGNNLNDIWSNLIEGKSGVSNIEVNAIDDLAVKFAGEVKNFSLSNDLLPEKEWNRYDRFIHFALAASDEALKDSKILETDIDRNDISCLFGVGMGGFTTIEENFKLYESKGPRRVSPFFIPAIIPNMASGLVSIRFGLKGMNYTLASACASASHAISAAAQEIMLGHSKAVVTGGAESVVTNLPMSGFINMKALSKRNDSPQEASRPFCVGRDGFVMGEGAGILVLEDYEHAQKRGAKIYAELVSFGATSDAHHITAPHPEGEGAVRCMSEAIKRAGIKPNDIDYINAHGTSTPLGDVAETKALKNVFGDHAYKLKISSTKSMTGHLLGAAGGVETVFTAMTLHSGVIPPTINLTEPDPDCDLDYVPNIAQKKTLKYGLNNSFGFGGTNSSIILRNPNI
- the fabG gene encoding 3-oxoacyl-ACP reductase FabG, which translates into the protein MSAIYSDLENKTILVTGATRGIGRAIALELAHQKSHVIFNFREGKEQAAQDLVNEIKSIGAKADALMFDLTNLEQMNHALSEFSKTGNLIQGLVNNAGISKDTLLLRVKENDVDSLINTNLKGPIMLTQSLSRQFLKAQNVSIVNMSSIVGLMGNTAQAIYSASKSGLLGFTKSIAKELGGKNIRCNAVCPGFITTDMTDGLDEKIKEHYITGIPMRRFGEAQEVASLVSFLLSNSSSYITGEVIKVDGGMYI
- the acpP gene encoding acyl carrier protein; its protein translation is MEERVIRIISEATKVDPSKINASTSFSDDLNLDSLDIVELVMKMEDEFQIEIPEEDAEGLKKVSDVISYLETKQ